The following are encoded together in the Naumannella cuiyingiana genome:
- the cas2 gene encoding CRISPR-associated endonuclease Cas2: protein MAYDVNTTTPEGEKRLRRVARICEGFGQRVQYSVFEVTCSPTLFAQLLAKLQDTVDPELDSLRIYPIRSDFKRDVVRMGRCRELPTDRSWTI, encoded by the coding sequence GTGGCATACGACGTGAACACGACGACACCAGAAGGAGAGAAACGACTCCGCCGCGTGGCTCGAATCTGCGAAGGCTTTGGTCAGCGCGTGCAGTACTCGGTCTTCGAAGTTACGTGCTCGCCGACCCTGTTCGCACAGTTGCTCGCGAAACTCCAAGACACAGTCGATCCTGAACTGGACAGCCTGCGCATCTACCCAATCCGCTCTGACTTCAAGCGCGACGTGGTGAGGATGGGGCGATGCCGCGAGTTGCCGACCGACCGCTCGTGGACCATCTAG